The Halorientalis sp. IM1011 genome window below encodes:
- a CDS encoding LLM class flavin-dependent oxidoreductase has product MQPGLLLPPADVMDPTGVATTAEQLGYGSVWMPELWGSDAFVQLSAVAEATEEVRLGTAIANVFSRSPAVLAMAAATVDRYADGRMVLGTGVSTAKAIEDLHGIDYENPVRRAHETIAVAQRYLSTDEERVSYDGKMIQVEDFEPLGRDVPVYHAALGPANRRVVARLADGWIPHNVPFPDLPEAFADIEETADEAGRDASEITVAPYVPSAVSDEDPDAARDAIRGHVAYYVGSGEGYRKAVAQRFPDGAEAVADAWRSGDRGDASDAVTDEMVDALGVAGTTEQARDRLDELQDGIVDLPMITVPRQAAGEMAMDTIQALAPDQ; this is encoded by the coding sequence ATGCAACCGGGCCTGCTCTTGCCGCCCGCGGACGTGATGGATCCGACCGGCGTCGCGACCACCGCCGAACAGCTGGGCTACGGCTCCGTCTGGATGCCGGAACTCTGGGGGAGCGACGCGTTCGTCCAGCTCTCGGCGGTCGCCGAGGCTACCGAGGAAGTACGGCTGGGGACCGCCATCGCCAACGTGTTCTCCCGCTCCCCGGCCGTTCTCGCGATGGCCGCCGCCACCGTGGACCGCTACGCCGACGGCCGGATGGTACTGGGAACCGGTGTCAGCACCGCCAAGGCCATCGAGGACCTCCACGGCATCGACTACGAGAACCCGGTCCGCCGGGCCCACGAGACCATCGCCGTCGCCCAGCGGTACCTCTCGACCGACGAGGAGCGTGTTTCCTACGACGGAAAAATGATTCAGGTCGAGGATTTCGAGCCACTGGGTCGGGACGTCCCGGTCTACCACGCGGCGCTCGGGCCGGCCAACCGCCGGGTCGTCGCCCGGCTCGCCGACGGCTGGATCCCCCACAACGTCCCCTTCCCGGACCTGCCCGAGGCCTTCGCGGACATCGAGGAGACGGCTGACGAAGCGGGACGGGACGCGAGCGAGATCACCGTCGCGCCGTACGTCCCGTCGGCGGTCAGCGACGAGGACCCGGACGCGGCCCGCGACGCGATCCGGGGTCACGTCGCCTACTACGTCGGGAGCGGCGAGGGCTATCGGAAGGCAGTCGCCCAGCGGTTCCCGGACGGTGCGGAGGCGGTCGCCGACGCGTGGCGGTCGGGCGACCGAGGTGACGCCTCGGACGCAGTGACCGACGAGATGGTCGACGCGCTCGGGGTAGCCGGCACGACGGAGCAGGCCCGCGACCGACTGGACGAACTGCAGGACGGGATCGTCGATCTGCCGATGATCACGGTGCCCCGGCAGGCCGCCGGAGAGATGGCGATGGACACGATTCAGGCGCTCGCGCCCGATCAGTAA
- a CDS encoding SDR family NAD(P)-dependent oxidoreductase, protein MDFGLDDKTALVTGGAGRIGEEDCKTLAAEGAEVVVLDVDEDGAQDVADDINEADNDGEAIAIECDLTDRDQVSEVVDDLQDATGGVDILVNNAGLVDAVGTAGDLDPSIWDRDISVNLTGTYNITREIFPNMCDRGWGRIITMSSLAGWEGGYGQISYSTTKAGLIGFGKTLALEGAPEGVTSNILAPTIVVGDLAELPHDQLENINEHWADIARATPMDKLGSEEDVSNLVAYLSSEQAEYITGQVMGVTGGVDLFTY, encoded by the coding sequence ATGGACTTCGGACTTGACGACAAGACGGCCCTCGTGACGGGGGGTGCGGGCCGCATCGGTGAAGAGGACTGCAAGACACTCGCAGCGGAGGGCGCAGAAGTGGTCGTCCTCGACGTCGACGAGGACGGCGCGCAGGACGTCGCCGACGATATCAACGAGGCCGACAACGACGGTGAGGCCATCGCCATCGAGTGTGACCTCACCGACCGCGATCAGGTCAGTGAGGTCGTCGACGACCTGCAGGACGCGACCGGCGGCGTCGACATCCTCGTGAACAACGCCGGCCTCGTGGACGCCGTTGGTACGGCCGGCGACCTCGACCCCAGCATCTGGGACCGAGACATCTCGGTCAACCTGACGGGCACCTACAACATCACCCGCGAGATCTTCCCCAACATGTGTGACCGGGGCTGGGGCCGCATCATCACCATGTCATCGCTCGCCGGCTGGGAAGGCGGGTACGGCCAGATCTCCTACTCCACCACGAAGGCCGGCCTCATCGGCTTCGGCAAGACGCTCGCCCTGGAGGGTGCACCCGAGGGCGTCACCTCGAACATCCTCGCACCGACCATCGTCGTCGGCGACCTCGCCGAACTGCCCCACGACCAGCTCGAGAACATCAACGAACACTGGGCCGACATCGCCCGCGCCACGCCGATGGACAAACTCGGCAGCGAGGAGGACGTCTCCAACCTCGTCGCCTACCTCTCCTCCGAGCAGGCCGAGTACATCACCGGTCAGGTCATGGGCGTCACCGGCGGCGTCGACCTGTTCACGTACTAG
- a CDS encoding CaiB/BaiF CoA-transferase family protein, translating into MRLDGVRVLDLSRLLPGPYATQLLADAGADVIKVEDTDAGDYARILPPYTETGVGAIFDAVNRGKRSVALDLKSARGREAFLDMAAEADVVFEQFRPGVVDRLGVDYAAVREVNEDVIYCSLSGFGQDGPHADRVGHDLNYVGMAGLLDMTRADEDSTPQMPGYPVGDMAGGLFAAFSVVGALLSRELGNTGGEYVDVAMTDVVASFSQAVSHDALTGADPRPGETELSGGLPWYDTYETADGKYVTLAALEPKFWETFCEAVGRPDLTDAHMTGDPAEREAVREELETLFAERTRDEWESELGDTEAMVAPVRSPAEALDSEAADARDLIDRSGTIPRVTFPAQSTAEPEGVAGSPPSHGEHTDDVLEAVGYDADRIAALREDGVIE; encoded by the coding sequence ATGCGACTCGATGGAGTACGCGTGCTCGACCTCTCTCGATTGCTGCCCGGCCCATACGCGACGCAACTGCTCGCCGACGCCGGCGCGGACGTGATCAAGGTCGAGGACACGGACGCTGGCGACTACGCGCGGATCCTCCCGCCCTACACGGAGACGGGCGTCGGTGCAATCTTCGACGCCGTCAACCGCGGGAAACGAAGCGTCGCTCTCGACCTCAAGTCCGCCCGTGGCCGCGAGGCCTTCCTCGATATGGCCGCCGAGGCCGACGTGGTGTTCGAGCAGTTCCGCCCCGGCGTCGTCGACCGCCTCGGCGTCGACTACGCGGCCGTCCGCGAGGTCAACGAAGACGTTATCTACTGCTCGCTCTCGGGGTTCGGACAGGACGGTCCCCACGCCGACCGTGTCGGGCACGACCTCAACTACGTCGGCATGGCCGGCCTGCTCGACATGACCCGGGCGGACGAGGACAGCACGCCACAGATGCCGGGCTACCCCGTCGGCGACATGGCCGGCGGCCTCTTCGCCGCCTTCTCCGTCGTCGGAGCCTTGCTCTCGCGGGAACTGGGCAACACCGGCGGGGAGTACGTCGACGTGGCGATGACCGACGTGGTGGCCTCCTTCTCGCAGGCCGTTTCCCACGACGCGCTCACCGGCGCTGACCCTCGCCCCGGCGAGACGGAACTCTCCGGCGGCCTGCCCTGGTACGACACCTACGAGACCGCCGACGGAAAGTACGTCACGCTCGCAGCCCTCGAACCCAAGTTCTGGGAGACCTTCTGTGAGGCGGTCGGCCGTCCGGACCTCACCGATGCGCACATGACTGGTGATCCGGCCGAACGCGAGGCCGTCCGTGAAGAACTCGAAACCCTGTTCGCCGAACGGACCCGCGACGAGTGGGAGTCGGAACTGGGAGACACCGAGGCGATGGTCGCGCCGGTCAGATCGCCGGCCGAAGCGCTCGACAGCGAGGCCGCGGACGCCCGGGACCTGATCGACCGCTCCGGGACTATCCCACGGGTTACCTTCCCTGCCCAGTCCACGGCGGAACCGGAGGGGGTAGCCGGCTCCCCACCAAGCCACGGCGAACACACCGACGACGTGCTCGAAGCCGTGGGCTACGACGCGGACCGGATCGCGGCGCTCCGCGAGGACGGCGTGATCGAGTAG
- a CDS encoding HAD family hydrolase, with amino-acid sequence MTEYEAVFFDIGGVIVSLPSIRQGYVDYLEEFAAERGLDHGPALETWREALGDHFKSAEGTEYMSASEGYQKAFQAIVDGDIDREEWEPGFETATKAAMETEPNVVETIRALDDAGLYLGIVSDIDTAEAHRMLDQFGVDDAFDGVTTSEAVGYKKPDQRMFDDALDRSDVDPARSLMVGDRYDHDMQGGKAAGLDTVAYNGTAFERAEELDRDGHRVVEEDAIDFAIEDHRTLLSIVGVE; translated from the coding sequence ATGACCGAGTACGAGGCCGTCTTCTTCGACATCGGCGGCGTCATCGTCTCGCTCCCCTCGATCCGGCAGGGCTACGTCGATTATCTGGAGGAGTTCGCCGCCGAGCGCGGCCTCGACCACGGCCCCGCACTGGAGACCTGGCGGGAGGCCCTCGGCGATCACTTCAAATCCGCCGAGGGCACCGAGTACATGTCCGCCAGCGAAGGGTATCAGAAGGCCTTCCAGGCCATCGTCGACGGCGACATCGACCGCGAGGAGTGGGAGCCCGGGTTCGAGACCGCCACGAAGGCCGCCATGGAGACCGAACCGAACGTCGTCGAGACGATCCGGGCGCTGGACGACGCAGGCCTGTATCTGGGCATCGTCTCGGACATCGACACGGCCGAGGCCCACCGGATGCTCGACCAGTTCGGCGTCGACGACGCCTTCGACGGCGTGACCACCTCAGAGGCCGTCGGCTACAAGAAACCCGACCAGCGGATGTTCGACGACGCACTCGACAGGTCCGACGTCGACCCCGCCCGCTCGCTGATGGTCGGCGACCGCTACGACCACGACATGCAGGGTGGCAAAGCGGCCGGCCTCGACACCGTTGCCTACAACGGCACCGCCTTCGAGCGCGCCGAAGAACTGGACAGGGACGGCCACCGCGTCGTCGAAGAGGACGCCATCGACTTCGCCATCGAGGACCACCGAACACTCCTTTCGATCGTCGGCGTCGAGTAG
- a CDS encoding right-handed parallel beta-helix repeat-containing protein has translation MTRRPDRQFVLVVVLVASLAGLASVAAGASGPAADDASVAQANGSDQIATELDELASATAGEGVVEAENSPGANGTAQVGQAETEAAREGARAGAELAEQQGVSISEEERQAAVEAAVRAASQDHDASADEIRSAAKGAAHGALVQSQRANVTQVQAGVFGGTVGSLTQAQNATATQMQSASYGGAHGAVAQSQRVNVTQIQYAAAGAAAGACDETADDDSEEQDEQPNETDTQGANVTQRQAVRVSQIQEAAQGAAYGSLVQNQTVSVRQVQAAAFGGAAGGASGDEADAKKVQEAAMGGAKGSIVQRQQAEVTQIQAAARGGTEGSLTQSQRVSVTQIQSAASGAAGGAISQYQSATITQIQSAASGAAEGSLTQIQQVNVVQIQQASFGAAEGAASTAAQEQIVNVEQIQAAARGAGSGAVIQIQQVNIVQVQVIARSAAGGALTQYQSASVSQIQSAAKGACEGAVSLSQRQQVSVEQIQVVTERAAADTASIVADIDITNEQTIINYARGTADRPDDDEAAPDDEPDLRSLFADGRDDGVFLANPNDEAVTVTITTEDGEVQSETLSAGEQRTVDLEPGLYTLTAQTADGEDVEVGGRTELRIGVGPEDLSLDVTVDGQSVTVQNPNDQRVTVTASQDGETVRTFDVPSNWDVTQRFDPGTYVLTAEGEDGSTLPVEGEDEYELTVEDGPDQPDEPGPIDLNATVTNGTLSIENPGNASVTATVTDEEGEEQTLDVAAGETVEESFDPGEYTVTVAADENRTVTINGDEAFEFTVEPAEEPGPAIDLAASVDAGNLTLENPSNASVTATVAGEDGEEQTFDVPAGASVTETFPAGNYTVTAESDENRTVTIDGNETFEFSVTGPEPGDIDLNVSVEGQNVTVENPSETGVTVTAAPETGENGTFEVPAGEAVTAAFDPGNYTLTGEPMEGDQTVTFEGQDTFTVTIQPAAPTRQIDSCTVIDQSGEYELTSDISSDTEGTCIRIASSDVTLSGNGNTVSGAGSNDSIGVAVYGPEIDEIENVTIRNLEAENWGTGVYFSNFSDDIGVQGTIEDVAVTDNVGDGIFLVNADGSTVENVTASGTDGVGITVWESTDLSFTDVTATDNGNYGIHLWDQASDSEFTEIRVANNGGDGLYGSVISNNTFEAVTADGNAGDGIGLTDSGANQFQDSRITDNGELGFRFRGADDQRLQNVTVRGHPGPEVGFDDSLGPEPYDATDLFLEPAARFEFTGEPVTLDTVDNESLPDLPDNATAVQSGFNVSNVQNQVSVTVPLEAGTDAAQVDLLRFDGSEWERVANGSVTDEGDALQATLSESGVYVPVRTEAVSALDLDASVENDTLTLENPSNASVTATVEPEDGENRSVEVPANETVSETFEPGNYTVTAESDDDREVLIDGNEAFEFTVEEAEPGEPIELAVAVENENILVENPSDTGVVVTATNATGEEQTFDVAGGETATQGLAPGNYTLTGETEPETNRTVLLNGEESYNVTVEEDEPEEPIELNASVENDTLTLENPSNASVTATVEPEDGENQTIDVPAGETATESFDPGNYTVTAESDDNRSVLIDGDEAFEFTVEEEQPESIDLDVTVQDQNLTVANPSDAVVTVSATDADVSVTVEPGETVTETVDPGNYTLTGESESERPVTLNGEDELDVEVQPVEEFESLETSLSGQELTVENPSEELRLVRISNESGTIQTLEVLAGDETTTTLEPGTYTVEAATGEGEPVPIDGESEIEVTVEEVEPLDLAVTTTDNVLAIENPGEIDATVVATPESGENVSFDVEAGAEVTQELEPGSYTVTGTAEDRPVTIDGESETEVTIEAALESLDASVDDGTLTVDNPNEEEVTVTASPEEGENVTLDVAATESNSIDLDPGTYELTAESTDGRIVQINGERVATISVEGPTTEEPNETDETEEPEETEEPEEPEEPEEPEEPEEPEEPEEPEEPEEPEEPEEPEEPEEPEEPEEPEEPEEPEEPEEPEEPEEPEEPEEPEEPEEPEEPEEPEETEQMEVVTPATPG, from the coding sequence ATGACCCGTCGCCCCGATCGGCAGTTCGTCCTCGTCGTCGTACTCGTCGCTTCGCTGGCCGGCCTCGCCAGTGTCGCTGCTGGCGCGAGCGGGCCCGCGGCGGACGACGCGTCGGTCGCACAGGCGAACGGGAGTGATCAAATTGCGACGGAACTGGACGAACTCGCGAGCGCGACGGCCGGCGAGGGAGTGGTCGAAGCCGAGAACAGTCCCGGCGCGAACGGAACGGCACAAGTCGGCCAAGCGGAGACGGAAGCCGCACGGGAAGGAGCCCGGGCCGGTGCCGAACTGGCGGAACAGCAGGGCGTCTCGATATCCGAGGAGGAACGCCAGGCAGCCGTCGAGGCAGCCGTCCGGGCGGCGAGTCAAGATCACGACGCGAGTGCCGACGAGATCCGATCCGCCGCCAAAGGGGCCGCCCACGGCGCGCTCGTCCAGAGCCAGCGAGCGAACGTCACGCAGGTCCAGGCCGGGGTCTTCGGCGGGACGGTGGGGTCGCTGACGCAGGCCCAGAACGCCACCGCCACCCAGATGCAGAGCGCGAGCTACGGCGGGGCCCACGGCGCGGTCGCCCAGTCACAGCGGGTGAACGTCACCCAGATCCAGTACGCCGCGGCCGGGGCGGCCGCGGGCGCGTGTGACGAGACGGCCGACGACGATAGTGAGGAGCAAGACGAGCAGCCCAACGAAACCGACACGCAGGGGGCGAACGTCACCCAGCGCCAGGCGGTCCGCGTCTCACAGATCCAGGAGGCGGCCCAGGGAGCGGCCTACGGCTCGCTCGTCCAGAACCAGACGGTCAGCGTCAGACAGGTCCAGGCCGCGGCCTTCGGCGGCGCTGCCGGCGGAGCGAGCGGTGACGAGGCCGACGCGAAGAAGGTCCAGGAAGCCGCCATGGGCGGTGCCAAGGGTTCGATCGTCCAGCGCCAGCAGGCCGAAGTCACGCAGATCCAGGCCGCCGCACGGGGCGGGACCGAGGGGTCACTGACCCAGAGCCAGCGGGTCTCCGTCACCCAGATACAGTCGGCCGCCTCGGGGGCCGCAGGCGGAGCCATCTCGCAGTACCAGTCCGCGACGATCACCCAGATCCAGTCGGCCGCCTCGGGGGCCGCCGAGGGCTCGCTGACCCAGATCCAGCAGGTGAACGTCGTCCAGATACAACAGGCGTCGTTCGGCGCGGCCGAGGGAGCCGCCAGCACGGCCGCCCAGGAACAGATCGTAAACGTCGAACAGATTCAGGCCGCCGCGAGAGGAGCCGGCAGCGGTGCCGTGATCCAGATCCAGCAGGTGAATATCGTTCAGGTGCAGGTCATCGCGCGGAGCGCGGCCGGTGGCGCGCTCACCCAGTACCAGTCGGCCAGCGTCTCACAGATCCAGTCCGCCGCGAAGGGGGCCTGTGAGGGAGCCGTCTCGCTCAGCCAGCGCCAGCAGGTGAGTGTCGAACAGATCCAGGTGGTCACCGAGCGGGCCGCCGCCGACACGGCGTCGATCGTCGCTGATATCGACATCACCAACGAGCAGACGATCATCAACTACGCACGCGGGACGGCCGACCGGCCCGACGACGATGAGGCGGCCCCCGACGACGAACCCGACCTGCGAAGCCTGTTCGCGGACGGTCGTGACGACGGCGTCTTCCTCGCGAACCCGAACGACGAGGCCGTGACCGTGACGATCACCACCGAGGACGGCGAGGTGCAGTCCGAGACGCTGTCGGCCGGCGAGCAGCGGACTGTCGACCTCGAACCTGGGCTGTACACGCTCACCGCCCAGACCGCCGACGGCGAAGACGTCGAGGTCGGTGGCCGGACTGAACTCCGAATCGGCGTCGGGCCCGAGGACCTGAGTCTGGACGTGACCGTCGACGGACAGTCGGTCACGGTCCAGAACCCGAACGACCAGCGGGTCACCGTGACCGCCAGTCAGGACGGTGAGACGGTCCGGACCTTCGACGTGCCGTCGAACTGGGACGTCACCCAGCGGTTCGATCCGGGGACCTACGTCCTCACCGCGGAGGGCGAGGACGGGAGCACCCTCCCCGTCGAAGGTGAGGACGAGTACGAGTTGACCGTCGAGGACGGGCCCGACCAGCCCGACGAACCCGGGCCGATCGACCTGAACGCGACGGTGACGAACGGGACCCTCTCCATCGAGAACCCCGGGAACGCCTCCGTCACCGCCACGGTGACCGACGAGGAGGGCGAAGAGCAGACGCTCGACGTGGCGGCCGGCGAGACCGTCGAGGAGTCGTTCGATCCCGGGGAGTACACCGTGACCGTGGCCGCCGACGAGAACCGGACGGTCACGATCAACGGCGACGAGGCGTTCGAGTTCACCGTCGAACCTGCGGAGGAACCCGGGCCGGCCATCGACCTCGCCGCGTCGGTAGACGCGGGGAACCTGACCCTCGAAAATCCGAGCAACGCCTCGGTCACGGCAACCGTGGCCGGTGAGGACGGCGAGGAGCAGACGTTCGACGTCCCCGCGGGTGCGTCGGTGACCGAGACGTTCCCGGCCGGGAACTACACCGTGACCGCTGAGTCCGACGAGAACCGGACCGTCACAATCGACGGGAACGAGACGTTCGAGTTCTCGGTCACAGGCCCCGAGCCGGGCGATATCGACCTGAACGTGTCCGTCGAGGGCCAAAACGTCACCGTCGAGAACCCCAGCGAGACCGGGGTCACCGTGACGGCCGCGCCCGAAACCGGCGAGAACGGGACATTCGAGGTTCCCGCGGGGGAGGCCGTCACCGCAGCGTTCGATCCGGGTAACTACACCCTCACGGGCGAACCCATGGAGGGCGACCAAACCGTCACCTTCGAAGGACAGGATACCTTCACGGTAACCATCCAGCCAGCGGCTCCGACGCGGCAGATCGACTCCTGCACCGTGATAGACCAGTCGGGCGAGTACGAACTCACCTCGGACATCTCCTCGGACACCGAGGGAACCTGCATCCGGATCGCGTCGAGTGACGTGACCCTCAGCGGGAACGGCAACACCGTCTCGGGTGCCGGGAGCAACGACAGTATCGGCGTGGCGGTGTACGGCCCGGAGATCGACGAGATCGAAAACGTCACGATCCGGAACCTCGAAGCCGAGAACTGGGGGACCGGTGTCTACTTCAGTAACTTCAGCGACGACATCGGTGTCCAGGGGACGATCGAAGACGTCGCGGTCACCGACAACGTCGGAGACGGGATTTTCCTGGTCAACGCCGACGGATCGACGGTCGAGAACGTGACCGCAAGCGGTACCGACGGTGTCGGCATCACGGTCTGGGAGAGCACGGACCTGTCGTTCACCGACGTCACGGCGACCGATAACGGAAATTACGGGATCCACCTCTGGGATCAGGCCTCCGACAGCGAGTTCACCGAGATCCGAGTCGCGAACAACGGCGGCGACGGACTGTACGGGTCCGTGATCTCGAACAACACCTTCGAGGCGGTGACGGCCGACGGGAACGCCGGGGACGGTATCGGGCTGACCGACAGCGGTGCGAACCAGTTCCAGGATTCCCGGATAACGGACAACGGAGAACTCGGATTCAGGTTCCGGGGCGCGGACGACCAGCGGTTACAGAACGTCACCGTCCGTGGTCACCCCGGGCCTGAGGTCGGCTTCGACGATTCCCTGGGACCGGAGCCCTACGACGCGACCGATCTGTTCCTCGAGCCGGCGGCCAGGTTCGAGTTCACCGGCGAACCCGTGACTCTGGACACGGTCGACAACGAGTCGCTGCCGGATCTCCCCGACAATGCGACCGCCGTCCAGTCGGGTTTCAACGTGTCCAACGTCCAGAATCAGGTTTCGGTCACCGTCCCGCTAGAAGCTGGAACGGACGCCGCACAGGTCGACCTTCTGCGCTTCGACGGCAGCGAGTGGGAGCGCGTGGCCAACGGGTCGGTGACCGACGAGGGTGACGCACTCCAAGCCACGCTGTCCGAGAGCGGTGTCTACGTGCCCGTTCGTACGGAAGCGGTCTCGGCGCTCGACCTCGACGCGTCGGTCGAGAACGACACGCTCACCCTCGAGAACCCGAGTAACGCCTCCGTCACGGCGACCGTCGAGCCCGAAGACGGCGAGAACCGGTCCGTCGAAGTGCCGGCTAACGAGACGGTCAGCGAGACTTTCGAGCCGGGCAACTACACCGTGACGGCCGAGAGCGACGACGACCGAGAGGTCCTGATCGACGGCAACGAGGCCTTCGAGTTCACCGTCGAGGAAGCCGAGCCCGGGGAGCCGATCGAACTGGCCGTGGCGGTGGAGAACGAAAACATCCTCGTCGAGAATCCCAGCGACACTGGTGTCGTGGTCACGGCCACGAACGCGACTGGCGAGGAACAGACCTTCGACGTGGCAGGAGGCGAAACGGCGACACAGGGCCTCGCCCCGGGCAACTACACCCTCACCGGTGAGACAGAACCCGAGACGAACCGGACGGTCCTGCTAAACGGCGAGGAGTCGTACAACGTCACGGTCGAGGAAGACGAGCCCGAGGAACCGATCGAGCTGAACGCGTCCGTGGAGAACGACACGCTCACCCTCGAGAACCCGAGTAACGCCTCCGTCACGGCGACCGTCGAGCCCGAAGACGGTGAGAACCAGACGATCGACGTACCGGCCGGCGAGACGGCTACCGAGTCGTTCGATCCGGGTAATTACACCGTGACGGCCGAGAGCGACGATAACCGATCGGTCCTGATCGACGGCGACGAGGCCTTCGAGTTCACCGTCGAGGAGGAACAACCAGAATCCATCGACCTCGACGTCACCGTCCAAGACCAAAATCTGACGGTCGCCAACCCGAGCGACGCGGTCGTCACTGTGAGCGCGACCGACGCGGACGTGTCGGTCACCGTGGAACCGGGCGAGACGGTCACCGAGACGGTCGATCCCGGCAACTACACGCTCACCGGCGAGAGCGAGAGCGAGCGCCCCGTCACGCTGAACGGCGAGGACGAACTCGACGTCGAGGTACAGCCCGTCGAGGAGTTCGAGTCCCTCGAAACGAGTCTGTCGGGCCAGGAACTGACGGTCGAGAACCCCAGCGAGGAGCTCAGACTCGTCAGGATAAGTAACGAGAGCGGCACGATTCAGACACTAGAGGTGCTGGCCGGCGACGAGACGACGACCACGCTGGAGCCGGGCACCTACACAGTCGAGGCCGCGACCGGTGAAGGAGAGCCGGTGCCCATCGACGGCGAGTCCGAGATCGAAGTAACGGTGGAGGAGGTCGAGCCGCTCGACCTCGCCGTTACAACGACCGACAACGTCCTCGCTATCGAGAACCCCGGCGAGATCGATGCGACCGTCGTCGCAACACCGGAATCGGGGGAGAACGTGTCCTTCGACGTGGAAGCCGGTGCGGAGGTCACCCAGGAGCTCGAACCGGGGTCGTACACGGTGACTGGAACGGCCGAGGACCGCCCGGTCACTATCGACGGCGAGTCAGAGACAGAGGTGACCATCGAGGCGGCCCTCGAGAGCCTGGACGCCTCGGTCGACGACGGGACGTTGACCGTCGACAATCCGAACGAGGAGGAAGTAACGGTGACCGCTTCGCCGGAGGAGGGCGAGAACGTGACGCTCGACGTGGCGGCCACCGAGTCGAACTCCATCGATCTGGATCCCGGGACGTACGAACTGACTGCCGAGTCGACCGACGGCCGGATCGTCCAGATAAACGGTGAACGAGTCGCGACCATCTCAGTCGAAGGCCCGACGACCGAAGAGCCCAACGAGACCGACGAAACTGAAGAACCTGAAGAGACAGAGGAGCCCGAAGAACCAGAAGAGCCTGAAGAACCCGAAGAGCCTGAAGAACCTGAAGAGCCGGAGGAACCAGAGGAACCCGAAGAGCCGGAAGAACCCGAAGAGCCTGAAGAGCCTGAAGAACCCGAAGAGCCGGAAGAACCCGAAGAACCGGAGGAGCCTGAAGAACCTGAAGAGCCGGAGGAACCAGAGGAACCCGAAGAGCCAGAAGAACCAGAGGAACCCGAAGAACCCGAAGAACCCGAAGAACCCGAAGAAACAGAGCAGATGGAAGTCGTGACGCCGGCCACGCCCGGGTGA
- a CDS encoding MBL fold metallo-hydrolase has product MNERGTHMQETTTVHRLECSVDWPPENVAAYFVDCAEPILFDAGMAGEQARDELIADLDDHGHELADIDHLVVTHPHTDHIGQVQAVIDAADPEVYAPATVRERFEREPEGLEATVRENAQKAGVQGEYLDEAVKMSVDSLKRDSSLLPSAAVDHWLGRGETVDIGPLTVETVHTPGHQADHLCYLTDLDGERVLFSGDMALGTFRPVAMHTGFDDGYEEAIDAFYTALDTLGEIDVDRVFTGHDAPHTDFADAVERDRESLDRLLDRTREALADGSGSTAVDIAFQRSGDRNMEYLVIETASALAHLEREGELTGETDEHGVRRYEVA; this is encoded by the coding sequence ATGAACGAGCGAGGAACCCACATGCAGGAGACGACGACGGTCCATCGGCTGGAGTGTAGCGTGGACTGGCCGCCCGAGAACGTGGCGGCGTACTTCGTGGACTGTGCCGAACCGATCCTGTTCGACGCCGGGATGGCGGGCGAGCAGGCTCGCGACGAGTTGATCGCGGATCTCGACGATCACGGTCACGAACTCGCGGACATCGACCACCTGGTCGTCACCCACCCCCACACCGACCACATCGGACAGGTGCAGGCAGTCATCGACGCCGCCGATCCCGAAGTGTACGCACCCGCGACCGTCCGGGAACGATTCGAGCGCGAACCAGAGGGGCTGGAAGCGACGGTCCGGGAGAACGCGCAGAAGGCCGGCGTGCAGGGCGAGTATCTCGACGAAGCGGTGAAGATGTCCGTCGACTCGCTGAAACGCGACAGCAGTCTCCTCCCGAGCGCGGCCGTCGACCACTGGCTCGGCCGCGGCGAGACCGTCGACATCGGCCCGCTCACCGTCGAGACGGTTCACACACCGGGCCACCAGGCCGACCACCTCTGCTACCTGACCGATCTGGACGGCGAACGCGTCCTCTTCTCGGGGGACATGGCGCTCGGTACATTCCGTCCCGTGGCGATGCACACGGGCTTCGACGACGGCTACGAGGAAGCCATCGACGCCTTCTACACCGCACTCGACACACTGGGAGAAATCGACGTGGATCGCGTGTTCACCGGCCACGACGCGCCTCACACCGACTTCGCGGACGCCGTCGAACGGGACCGCGAGAGTCTGGATCGGCTGCTCGACCGGACCCGAGAGGCGCTGGCGGACGGCAGCGGCTCGACGGCCGTCGACATCGCCTTCCAGCGCTCGGGCGACCGAAACATGGAGTACCTGGTCATCGAGACAGCCAGCGCGCTCGCCCACCTCGAACGAGAGGGCGAGCTGACAGGCGAGACGGACGAACACGGCGTCCGTCGCTACGAGGTCGCATGA